A genomic stretch from Puntigrus tetrazona isolate hp1 chromosome 6, ASM1883169v1, whole genome shotgun sequence includes:
- the LOC122347482 gene encoding LOW QUALITY PROTEIN: elongation factor Ts, mitochondrial-like (The sequence of the model RefSeq protein was modified relative to this genomic sequence to represent the inferred CDS: inserted 1 base in 1 codon) has product MSLYSLFRAVRTEVVKGCLTQHVQSLYTSCPSLAADKALLLKLRKSTGYTFINCKKALEKSNNDITEAETWLHEQAKKEGWSKANKLEGRKAKEGLIGLLMGDNAAVMVEVNCETDFVARNEKFQQLVKDVALSVMAHNSSKKQKTGYMKSVLSSEDINKLDVPEDXSLADQVALTVGRLGENIGVRRAVSLAVPSDWYIGSYIHGAVTEQVGFEMGRYGSLVVFQGGPKDGTDTLGRKLGQHIVGEAPVSLGNMDDTPCGEAETRLLPQTFLLDPKYTVGQFLTLQNARVLDFIRFQCGESTSQEE; this is encoded by the exons ATGTCTTTATACTCTTTATTTCGAGCTGTCAGGACAGAAGTAGTCAAG GGATGTCTCACTCAGCACGTTCAGTCTCTCTACACCAGCTGCCCGAGTTTAGCAGCAGATAAAGCACTTCTCCTCAAATTACGTAAATCTACGGGCTACACCTTTATCAACTGCAAAAAGGCCCTGGAGAAATCCAACAATGACATTACAGAG GCAGAAACCTGGCTGCACGAACAAGCCAAAAAAGAGGGCTGGAGTAAAGCGAATAAACTGGAAGGTCGAAAAGCCAAGGAAGGGCTGATTGGTCTCCTTATGGGCGACAATGCAGCGGTCATGGTTGAG gtgaactgtgaGACAGATTTTGTGGCGAGGAATGAGAAATTCCAGCAGTTGGTGAAGGATGTTGCTTTGTCTGTAATGGCTCATAACagcagcaaaaaacaaaaaacagggtATATGAAG AGTGTGCTGTCTTCTGAGGATATTAATAAGCTCGATGTTCCTGAGG CCTCACTGGCAGATCAGGTGGCCTTGACTGTAG GGCGGTTAGGTGAGAACATTGGCGTGCGGCGGGCCGTCTCACTTGCTGTGCCCTCTGATTGGTACATCGGCTCATACATTCATGGGGCAGTTACCGAGCAGGTTGGCTTTGAGATGGGGCGCTATGGATCGCTAGTTGTGTTTCAAGGTGGACCAAAGGATGGGACAGACACTCTGGGAAGGAAGTTGGGGCAACATATAGTGGGTGAAGCACCCGTTTCTCTTGGCAACATGGACGATACACCATGTGGTGAAGCTGAGACAAGACTTTTGCCCCAGACCTTCCTCCTAGATCCTAAATATACTGTGGGACAGTTCCTGACTCTACAGAACGCACGTGTGCTAGACTTCATACGCTTCCAGTGTGGAGAGAGCACCAGTCAGGAGGAGTGA
- the LOC122347276 gene encoding formylglycine-generating enzyme-like, translated as MATAPPPAKVRGHDKSFSHLSPAKLEQKRPRYFPRRFVLSLRKLLTRLLIESSSGPSPRCSSLFGSPSDSVNRALQLRRSADWSRDSFRTCCSPCSDLTLDMALTLNVSVILFLCILSVRSAIGDIVLEQQSSESRSTDCGCQGLKRDVTVDVSDENKLEHHEDANIYSRTANESPHETEYDIRSKLVLLQGGWFMMGTDDPGIPPDGEGPQRRVRLDPFYMEDHEVTNQQFQHFTNQTGYTTEAERFGDSFVFEGLLSDDVKGTLSQAVAAAPWWSPVKGADWRHPEGPDSTIEQRMNHPVLHVSWSDAQAYCHWARRRLPTEAEWEMACRGGLQDRLYPWGNKLLPRGQHYANLWQGDFPNRNTAEDGFANTSPVMSFPANGFGLYDMVGNAWEWTADWWNVHHSTEAKQNPKGPETGTDRVKKGGSYMCHKSYCYRYRCAARSQNTPDSSASNLGFRCAADADP; from the exons ATGGCAACCGCTCCACCACCTgcaaaggtcagaggtcatgacAAG TCTTTCTCTCACCTCTCTCCGGCGAAGTTGGAGCAAAAGCGTCCGCGGTATTTTCCCAGACGTTTCGTCCTCAGTTTGAGAAAGTTATTAACCCGACTCCTCATAGAGTCCAGCAGCGGTCCATCGCCCCGATGTTCGTCTCTTTTCGGCTCGCCGAGTGACTCTGTCAACAGAGCG CTGCAGCTACGCAGGTCAGCTGACTGGTCACGTGACTCTTTCCGGACGTGCTGTTCCCCGTGTTCAGACCTGACGCTGGACATGGCCTTAACATTGAAcgtttctgtcattttatttctctgcattTTATCAGTGCGTAGTGCTATAGGCGACATCGTTCTCGAACAGCAGTCGTCGGAGTCCCGAAGCACGGATTGCGGTTGTCAGGGTCTGAAAAGAGATGTTACTGTTGATGTAAGTGATGAGAACAAACTGGAACATCACGAAGATGCAAATATATACTCCAGAACAGCAAACGAAAGTCCACACGAGACAGAGTATGATATACGCAGTAAG CTGGTGCTGCTGCAGGGAGGTTGGTTTATGATGGGAACAGATGACCCAGGAATACCACCGGATGGAGAAGGGCCGCAGAGGAGAGTGAGATTGGACCCTTTTTACATGGAAGACCATGAAGTCACAAACCAGCAGTTCCAACACTTCACCAACCAGACAGGATACACCACAGAG GCTGAACGTTTTGGAGACTCCTTTGTTTTCGAGGGACTGCTGAGTGACGATGTGAAGGGCACTCTGTCACAAGCG GTGGCTGCTGCTCCTTGGTGGTCGCCAGTGAAAGGTGCAGACTGGAGACACCCAGAAGGACCAGATTCAACCATAGAgcaaag GATGAATCACCCTGTTTTGCATGTGTCATGGAGTGATGCACAGGCGTACTGTCACTGGGCCAGGCGCAGACTTCCTACTGAAGCTGAGTGGGAGATGGCCTGTAGAGGAGGACTGCAAGATAG GCTGTACCCATGGGGAAATAAACTACTGCCCAGAGGGCAGCACTATGCTAACCTTTGGCAAGGTGATTTTCCTAACCGCAACACAGCAGAGGACGGCTTTGCTAACACATCACCG gtgatgtcatttcctgcaAATGGCTTTGGGCTGTATGATATGGTGGGAAATGCATGGGAGTGGACGGCAGACTGGTGGAATGTGCATCACTCTACAGAAGCCAAGCAGAACCCT AAAGGACCAGAAACAGGGACAGACAGAGTCAAGAAAGGAGGCTCCTACATGTGTCACAAG tcTTACTGCTACAGATACAGGTGTGCAGCCCGTAGTCAAAATACTCCAGACAGTTCTGCCTCTAATCTGGGCTTCCGCTGCGCTGCTGACGCTGATCCATGA
- the LOC122347277 gene encoding LOW QUALITY PROTEIN: poly(U)-specific endoribonuclease-A-like (The sequence of the model RefSeq protein was modified relative to this genomic sequence to represent the inferred CDS: deleted 1 base in 1 codon) — MPNETGNCFLKLRLTEIGLTYQIVCASGSSEVHDEDLLILFLTITLISQGHTALASVSDAEIKSLSETLYKLDHNRATASELVIDPQTLISSSETSSKDDHSSHPLFKQVSSTLLSKPTYKALLNLLDNYKRMTGEVEDVPSQEEQEQDTFLQQAMNTDVGKELYNFLHSKGIYSSQSEFIQDLKMMWFGLYSRSSGKLDSSGFEHIFAGEIKGGKVSGFHNWLQFYLNEKQGLLNYYSHSFNGPWTSYPDVLGMQFEWDGYFKEVGSAFIGSSPEFDLAIYSLCYITRSGKKCYVSLGGQTLGIQTYTWDNSSYGDGKKYIASAYPATP, encoded by the exons atgcCGAACGAAACCGGGAACTGTTTCTTAAAACTAAGACTAACTGAAATAGGCCTGACCTACCAAATAG TTTGTGCGTCTGGATCGTCTGAAGTTCATGATGAAGATCTCCTCATCCTCTTTCTCACCATCACCCTGATCTCTCAGGGCCACACTG CATTAGCCAGTGTCTCTGACGCTGAGATCAAATCTCTGTCTGAGACGCTGTACAAGTTAGACCATAACAGGGCCACAGCCTCAGAGCTGGTCATTGATCCTCAGACACTGATCTCTTCATCTGAGACCAGCTCGAAGGATGACCACTCATCTCACCC ATTGTTCAAGCAAGTGAGTAGTACTTTGCTCTCCAAGCCCACATATAAAGCTCTGTTGAATCTGCTGGACAACTATAAAAGGATGACCGGGGAAGTGGAGGATGTGCCCTCACAGGAAGAGCAGGAGCAGGACACTTTCCTCCAGCAGGCCATGAACACCGATGTGGGCAAGGAGCTTTATAATTTCCTTCACTCCAAAG GTATATACTCATCACAGAGCGAGTTTATCCAGGATCTGAAGATGATGTGGTTTGGTCTTTACTCTCGATCTAGCGGCAAACTGGACTCCAGCGGGTTTGAGCACATCTTTGCAG GGGAAATTAAGGGTGGAAAGGTATCTGGTTTCCACAACTGGCTGCAGTTTTATCTAAATGAGAAACAGGGACTCCTGAATTACTACAGCCATAGTTTTAATGGCCCT TGGACCTCCTATCCCGATGTATTGGGAATGCAGTTTGAATGGGATGGCTATTTCAAAGAGGTTGGTTCTGCCTTTATTGGCTCTAGTCCTGAGTTTGACCTGGCTATCTACAGTCTCTGCTACATCACTCGC TCTGGCAAGAA GTGTTATGTGAGTCTGGGGGGACAGACTCTGGGCATTCAGACCTATACGTGGGACAACAGCAGCTATGGGGATGGAAAGAAGTACATTGCCTCGGCTTACCCTGCCACACCATGA